CGCTCAGGATCCCCAGGTCGGAGCAGACGACGGCCGCCGTCGCCGCGCTCGCCGGGGCGGCGGCCGCCCCGGTGATCAGCGCGGCCGTCATGGCGAGCGCGGCGGTGGTGGCGGCCGCGGTCCTGCGGCTCAGAGTTCTGCCGGTCATGTTCGTTCCCCTCCTGAGGCCAATAGCCTTGTGCGTTACAGCAGTCAGCTTCAGGGGGAGTCGCGGGTACCGGTACCTATAAGGTTTCAGGTGCGGCCGGGCAGGAGACCGGCAGGCCCCCGCCCGTCGGCCATGTCGCCGTTCGCGGTCCTCCCTGGAAGCGGACGCCCCAGCGCACATGATCGACGAACGCCGCGAACGCCTCCGGGGGGATGGTCAGGGCGGGTCCGTGAGGGAACTTGGAGTCACGGAGGCGGGGTCGCTCGCTGGAAAACCATCCCTTCGGCAGCCCTCACGAGAGGGCCGCCTCGGCCTCGGCACCGCCCCGCCGCCTCCACTGAAGCAACTCATTCACATCGCCCTGCCTTCAACGCCGGTGGGCCCAGCCCTGACTGGCAAGTGGAGCCCGAACCGGGTCTGGCGCAGGTTCCGTGGTTCCACCACTGTGCGTGACTGTCGTCAGTCGCTTGTGTCCAGCGCATCACGGATCAACTGCACCTCTTGGCGCCATGCGATGGCGTCGTTGCGGTCCACCCAGCCCTGCGTTAGCTCGGATCCGTCTTCGGTGACACGGTGGAGGGCCCTGCGAGCCAGTGCACGTAGGGATACTGGGACTTGGGGCAGCGGCTCTTTCGGTCCGCCGTCAGGGTCGATCACAATCCCGCTGCCAGGAACCTGGGCAGCGACCAGGGCAGCAACGGCGACGGCTTCCACCCCGTCTCCGCCGTCCACCCGTGTGCCGGAGTCTGCGACACGCTGGAGGGCCCGTGCAGCACATTGATGATCTGCTCAGAGGAGAGTCCCTCCAGCTCATCAACAAAGTCTGCGGCGAGGTCACTGTCGAATGGGCCGGTTCCCCACGTTCCCATGTTCAACTCCTGGTATCGCTGGTCATTGGCTGAGGCAGAATTCCAGCAGCCACTGACAGCGGTCATGAAGCGAGGAGTACTCGCTTGCGCAGGAGAGCGAATCCGGCACGGCCGAACATCTGGCGTTTGAGCATCTTGATCCGGTTGACTGCTCCCTCGACCGGGCCGGAGTTCCAGTCGGTCGTCAGACCGGCGGTCACCGCGT
Above is a window of Streptomyces sp. DT2A-34 DNA encoding:
- a CDS encoding DUF4259 domain-containing protein; the encoded protein is MTAVSGCWNSASANDQRYQELNMGTWGTGPFDSDLAADFVDELEGLSSEQIINVLHGPSSVSQTPAHGWTAETGWKPSPLLPWSLPRFLAAGL
- a CDS encoding DUF397 domain-containing protein, which encodes MPKGWFSSERPRLRDSKFPHGPALTIPPEAFAAFVDHVRWGVRFQGGPRTATWPTGGGLPVSCPAAPETL
- a CDS encoding DUF4259 domain-containing protein, which translates into the protein MDGGDGVEAVAVAALVAAQVPGSGIVIDPDGGPKEPLPQVPVSLRALARRALHRVTEDGSELTQGWVDRNDAIAWRQEVQLIRDALDTSD